In one Cyclopterus lumpus isolate fCycLum1 chromosome 22, fCycLum1.pri, whole genome shotgun sequence genomic region, the following are encoded:
- the nkx2.9 gene encoding NK2 transcription factor related, locus 9, producing the protein MATPIKFSFSVRSILDLPERDAEAAPRSSPLYSSCSSSSPYSSWMDCDRSPCISSDEGSLEASPHSTKADDSSPDSEPDKSKKSKKRRVLFSKAQTLELERRFRQQRYLSGPEREQLARLLSLTPTQVKIWFQNHRYKMKRGRADGALMLDLEIPHPPLLRRVVVPILVRDGKPFHTCLLDTEKAGCLHPSQGIPFPLAYPSLQHPSSVALPPRYHQHFPTAAASRFAWRDFWSDSVHFNSFK; encoded by the exons ATGGCCACCCCGATCAAGTTCAGTTTTTCCGTGAGGAGCATCCTGGATTTGCCGGAGCGCGATGCGGAGGCGGCGCCGCGGTCCTCCCCGCtgtactcctcctgctcctccagctcaccGTACAGCTCCTGGATGGACTGCGACCGGAGCCCATGCATCT CATCTGATGAAGGCAGTCTCGAGGCCTCCCCTCACTCCACCAAAGCGGACGACTCGTCCCCGGACTCGGAGCCCGACAAGAGCAAGAAGAGCAAGAAGCGCCGGGTGCTGTTCTCCAAGGCCCAGACCCTGGAGCTGGAGAGGCGCTTCCGCCAGCAGCGCTACCTGTCGGGCCCGGAGAGGGAGCAGCTGGCCCGGCTCCTCAGCCTGACCCCGACCCAGGTGAAGATCTGGTTCCAGAACCACCGCTACAAGATGAAGAGAGGCCGGGCGGACGGAGCGCTGATGCTCGACTTGGAGATACCGCATCCTCCGCTGCTGCGCCGGGTCGTGGTCCCGATCCTGGTCCGGGACGGGAAACCGTTTCACACCTGCTTACTCGACACGGAGAAAGCGGGCTGTTTACACCCGTCTCAAGGCATCCCTTTCCCCTTAGCCTACCCGTCTCTTCAGCACCCGTCCTCCGTGGCGCTTCCTCCGCGGTACCACCAGCACTTTCCCACCGCGGCGGCCTCCAGGTTCGCGTGGAGAGACTTTTGGAGCGACTCGGTCCACTTTAACTCCttcaagtga
- the nkx2.1 gene encoding homeobox protein Nkx-2.1 yields the protein MSMSPKHTTPFSVSDILSPLEESYKKVSMENNNLGAPLTSYRQPQVSQAAMQQHHMGHNGTVSAAYHMTAAGVSQLSHSAMGGYCNGNLGNMGDLPSYQDGMRGSTASTGWYGANPDPRFSTISRFMGSSSGMNMGSMGSLSSLADVGKGMGSLSSTPRRKRRVLFSQAQVYELERRFKQQKYLSAPEREHLASMIHLTPTQVKIWFQNHRYKMKRQAKDKVSQQQMQQDGGSCQQQQSPRRVAVPVLVKDGKPCQGSGHTPTSSAQTLHQQGGNVMIMSNNNNNNNTSGLGLHQSQQQVGSTGHSPDLATHSSSPPSLQSQVAGLSHLNSPGAEYGSALQCSALLYGRTW from the exons ATGTCGATGAGCCCTAAGCATACGACTCCTTTTTCTGTTTCCGATATCTTGAGTCCCCTCGAGGAGAGCTATAAGAAAGTAAGTATGGAGAATAACAACTTGGGGGCACCTCTCACTTCTTACCGGCAGCCGCAGGTCTCTCAGGCGGCGATGCAGCAGCACCACATGGGCCACAATGGGACTGTGTCTGCGGCGTACCACATGACCGCGGCAGGTGTTTCTCAGCTGTCGCACTCGGCCATGGGGGGCTACTGTAACGGCAACCTGGGCAACATGGGCGACCTGCCGTCGTACCAGGACGGCATGAGGGGCAGCACCGCGTCCACCGGCTGGTACGGGGCCAACCCGGACCCGCGCTTCTCCACCA TTTCTCGCTTCATGGGCTCGTCATCCGGCATGAACATGGGCAGCATGGGCAGCCTCAGCTCCCTGGCGGACGTGGGTAAAGGCATGGGCTCTCTGTCCAGCACCCCGAGGAGAAAGAGACGGGTGCTGTTCTCCCAGGCTCAGGTCTACGAGCTGGAGCGACGCTTCAAGCAGCAGAAATACCTGTCGGCGCCGGAGAGGGAACACCTGGCAAGTATGATCCACCTCACCCCGACCCAGGTGAAAATCTGGTTTCAGAATCACCGGTATAAGATGAAGAGGCAGGCCAAAGACAAAGTGTCCCAGCAGCAGATGCAGCAGGACGGCGGCTcctgccagcagcagcagtccccGCGGAGGGTGGCCGTGCCGGTGCTGGTGAAGGACGGCAAGCCGTGTCAAGGCAGCGGCCACACGCCCACGTCCTCCGCGCAGACCCTCCACCAGCAAGGGGGCAATGTCATGATCatgtccaacaacaacaacaacaacaacacgtcgGGCCTCGGGCTGCACCAGAGCCAGCAGCAGGTGGGGAGCACGGGTCACTCTCCAGATTTGGCGACGCACTCCTCCAGTCCGCCGTCCCTGCAGAGCCAGGTGGCCGGCCTCTCTCACCTCAATTCCCCCGGCGCAGAGTACGGCTCGGCCCTGCAGTGCTCGGCCCTGTTGTACGGCAGGACGTGGTGA
- the mbip gene encoding LOW QUALITY PROTEIN: MAP3K12-binding inhibitory protein 1 (The sequence of the model RefSeq protein was modified relative to this genomic sequence to represent the inferred CDS: inserted 1 base in 1 codon): MAAETMKLSGNRAPPNDASRPSSYRDCVCAVLEXLAGFGRELKLSDAALRIEVSIDAVDLPLSPDTRLYDCLQQHVTQLQAVSESLKTLVEAHRDASSTKDDASVVAVASLSQTTALPEYYPSSPEDAESKTTTADDVMVQIRARKSEIERRISAFMERKQMEINENNVREFCNVIDCNQVENSCARTEAVFTPYPGLKSHVKVTRVVNTYGPQTRSGGGQQGEAGEQQRGPMATDCGNAAIEERLHNIENHLKLPTAGPVPLSVYQRLKKLEDRILELEGLSPEYFQSTAHLHKRLKTSPAQACSLTELDEKISAVKAALLKRVNEFGPGYGTECPL; the protein is encoded by the exons ATGGCGGCGGAGACAATGAAGCTGAGTGGGAACCGCGCGCCTCCCAACGACGCCAGCAGACCGTCCAGCTACAGGGACTGCGTGTGTGCGGTCCTGG CGTTGGCCGGCTTCGGGAGAGAG ctCAAACTAAGTGATGCTGCTCTGAGAATAGAAGTCAGCATTGATGCTGTGGATCTACCGTTATCTCCGGATACTCGCTTGTACGACTGTCTGCAGCAGCACGTCACTCAATTACAG GCCGTATCAGAAAGCTTAAAGACACTGGTGGAGGCTCACCGTGATGCGTCATCTACAAAAGACGACGCATCGGTCGTTGCCGTCGCCTCGTTGTCACAGACGACGGCGCTGCCCGAGTATTATCCTTCCAGCCCGGAGGATGCCGAAAGCAAGACGACGACGGCCGATGATGTCATGGTTCAGATAAGAGCCAGGAAGTCAGAG ATTGAGCGAAGAATATCTGCATTTATGGAACGCAAGCAAATGGAGATCAATGAAAACAATGTACGCGAATTTTGCAACGTGATCGACTGCAATCAGG TTGAAAACAGCTGTGCCAGAACAGAAGCGGTTTTCACTCCGTATCCAGGTTTGAAAAGCCACGTGAAAG TTACCCGGGTTGTGAACACTTACGGGCCCCAGACGCGGAGCGGGGGAGGCCAACAAGGAGAGGCCGGGGAGCAGCAGAGGGGGCCGATGGCGACAGACTGTGGAAACGCCGCCATTGAAGAACGACTTCACAACATCGAGAATCACCTGAAACTCCCGACAG CCGGCCCAGTTCCACTGAGCGTCTACCAGAGACTGAAGAAGCTGGAGGATCGTATCCTGGAGTTAGAGGGACTCTCACCAGAGTACTTCCAGTCCACG GCTCACCTCCACAAACGACTAAAGACGTCTCCCGCTCAG GCCTGCAGTCTCACGGAGCTGGATGAGAAGATCAGCGCGGTGAAAGCAGCACTGCTGAAGAGGGTGAATGAATTCGGGCCGGGATACGGAACAGAGTGCCCGttgtaa